The sequence CCTTAGCAATTTCCCTAACCTTTTTCTTGTCGATGCCGCCTAGGGGGAACATCACTTTTTCAAGTTGCTCCTGCCCTAACTGATTGAGGAAGTACGTTTGATCCTTATTGTTGTCGACACCGCGGAGCATCTTGTATTCTCCATCACGGTATTCAACCTGTGCATAGTGGCCGGTTGCCAGATAATCTGCACCAAGTTTCAGTGCATGATCAAGGAATGCTTTGAACTTAATTTCTTTATTACACATCACATCCGGGTTTGGTGTTCTTCCAGCTTTATATTCGTCAAGGAAATACGTAAACACTTTATCCCAGTATTGTTTTTCAAAATTCACAGCGTAGTAAGGAATACCAATTTGGTTACATACTCGAATCACATCGTTGTAATCTTCAGTTGCCGTACATACTCCGTTTTCATCGGTATCATCCCAGTTTTTCATGAAAATCCCGATGACTTCGTAGCCTTGCTGCTTTAATAATAATGCGGCTACGGAAGAATCCACTCCACCAGACATTCCAACGACTACTCTCGTATCCTTTGGTTCTTTTTTCACTAACGCCACCTCCTTATTCCTTCATTCGTCCAATTGAGACGAACATATTAAGATGTTAGACGTTTTACAATTTTTGCGACTTCATGGGCAGTCCAGACAATTTGTTCCTTCGTATTGCCCTGACCAAAGCTGAAACGAATGGAGTTCCTTGTATTCTCAGACTGACTTCCAAACATCGCGACTAGTACATGCGAAGGCTCTATAGATCCAGCTGTGCAAGCAGAACCGCTTGATACAGCAATACCTGACATATCTAAATTCACCAGCATAGACTCAACATCCGTGCCAGGAAAGCTTAAGTTTAGCACATGGGGTAATCCATACTCAAGAGATCCGTTCTCCTCAAAGGCAATGTCTGCGCCGGCTAAGGTTTCTTTCAGTAAGACCTTGAAACCAGAGTACTTGGAAATTTTCTCTTCTATCGCATTTTGAGCAATTTCTACTGCCTTTCCCAGTCCAACAATGGCTGGGACGTTTTCTGTACCGGCACGGCGTTTTCTTTCCTGCTCTCCGCCGTATAATCCAGGCTGCAGATCCATGTTTTTGTGTAAATAAAGGAATCCGATCCCTTTCGGACCATTGATCTTATGGCCTGAAACTGAAAGCAAATCAACCCCGAGCTCTTTCACATCGATTTCTGTTAATCCGAAAGCTTGTACAGCATCAGTATGAAAATAAGCTTGATGATCCTGCAGAAGTTTTCCAATCTCTTTAATCGGCTGGATCGTCCCCACCTCATTATTCCCAAACATGATCGTAACGAGGATCGTATCGTCGCGAAGTTCCTTTTGCAGTTCCTCCACCGATATCCTGCCTTTACGATCTACTGGCAGGTACGTCACCTCAAACCCTTTGGACTCTAAGAATTTACATGCATGTAAAACAGCATGATGCTCTGTTTGTGTGGTTATGATGTGATTCCCTTTACCTTTATTCGCTTCGGCTGAACCGATAATGGCTAAATTATCCGCTTCCGTTCCACCGCTTGTAAAAATGATTTCATTGTAATCTGCATGGATACTTTGAGCAATGATGGTTCGTGCATGATCGACAAGATGACGTGATGCACGGCCAAACGAATGAATGCTCGATGGATTACCAAAGGTCTCCCTCATCACTGAAGTCATTTCTTCAATCACTTCAGGATGCATGGGGGACGTTGCAGCATGATCCAAATACACTCTTTCCATTATAGTAACCTCCTAGATATAGAACATGTATGCATCTGATTCACCATCATCAGAATGACTGGCTAAATCTTCTATCGTTGTATTGTCGAGCACTTCTTTCACGGCATCACGAATGCGGATCCAAAGCTCACGTTTTGCCGGTTCTTCATCTTCAATCCCTTCGACGGGACTGATAGGCCCTTCAAGGATCCGGATAATATCCCCAGCTGTAATTTCAGATGGCTCATGTCCTAAGACATACCCGCCGTATGCTCCCCGGATGCTTCTTACAAGTCCTCCGTTACGCAGGGGAGCCACCAGCTGCTCAAGATAATGTTCCGAGAGCTCATGCTGCTGCGCGATCGTTTTAAGTGAAGTCGGACCTTCACCATGGCGTTTTGCTAATTCAATCATAATCGTTAAACCGTATCGGCCTTTAGTAGATATCTTCATGTCCAGCACCTCTAATATATTTAATAACGTTACAATCATAAATGAGTCGTATCTTTCTTCTATATTGACTTTTGTTATTATAGCATATCCTTCCTCTCACTGTGAAAAGGGCGTCTTCATTCACTTCCCTCCTTTTTCCCAGCCACAATATTTCCTTATGAGAACCTCCTATGATAAAGTGAATCTAACTAGAACGTCAGTTTGGAGAGATGTTTCATGTCGATTAAACCACTTGCCTTTAAGATGAGACCCAGAACCATTGATGAGATCATCGGACAGCAGCATTTAGTTGGAGAAGGAAAGATCATAGACAGGATGGTAAAAGCAAAACAGCTTTCTTCCATGATCTTATATGGTCCACCCGGGATTGGAAAAACGTCCATCGCGAGCGCCATTGCCGGAAGTACGAAATACCGGTTTAAGACCCTGAATGCCGTAACCAATAATAAAAAAGATATTCAAATCGTAGCGGAAGAAGCCAAAATGTCGGGAAAAGTAATTCTTCTATTAGATGAGGTTCATCGCTTGGATAAAGGAAAGCAGGATTTTCTCCTTCCTTATTTAGAGAACGGGATGATCACCCTAATTGGGGCAACAACAAGCAATCCCTATC is a genomic window of Rossellomorea sp. y25 containing:
- a CDS encoding cysteine desulfurase family protein produces the protein MERVYLDHAATSPMHPEVIEEMTSVMRETFGNPSSIHSFGRASRHLVDHARTIIAQSIHADYNEIIFTSGGTEADNLAIIGSAEANKGKGNHIITTQTEHHAVLHACKFLESKGFEVTYLPVDRKGRISVEELQKELRDDTILVTIMFGNNEVGTIQPIKEIGKLLQDHQAYFHTDAVQAFGLTEIDVKELGVDLLSVSGHKINGPKGIGFLYLHKNMDLQPGLYGGEQERKRRAGTENVPAIVGLGKAVEIAQNAIEEKISKYSGFKVLLKETLAGADIAFEENGSLEYGLPHVLNLSFPGTDVESMLVNLDMSGIAVSSGSACTAGSIEPSHVLVAMFGSQSENTRNSIRFSFGQGNTKEQIVWTAHEVAKIVKRLTS
- a CDS encoding Rrf2 family transcriptional regulator; protein product: MKISTKGRYGLTIMIELAKRHGEGPTSLKTIAQQHELSEHYLEQLVAPLRNGGLVRSIRGAYGGYVLGHEPSEITAGDIIRILEGPISPVEGIEDEEPAKRELWIRIRDAVKEVLDNTTIEDLASHSDDGESDAYMFYI